The Akkermansia muciniphila genome contains a region encoding:
- a CDS encoding alpha-N-acetylglucosaminidase has product MGVASIVCAAPAEISPIAAAEGVVERMTPRAKGSVFFKLNRNMGAKVSISGVPGGIRVEASDVRRLVAGYGWYLKNIAKVHFSWNGDRLELPSPLPAPSSPVTIESPWNTVFAYNYCTLSYTAAFWDWKRWQREIDFLALSGFTHALVTAGLEKTWEDFLIGLGYPREKALRFIPNPAFAAWWNMGNLEGHGGPLTQQQIDRMAQLGRNIVSRMEQLGMTPVLQGYVGFVPADFAENVQMKGLKLIPQGEWVNFKRPWVVDPTCEAFPKLAADWYKALRKVYGISGKMFGGDLFHEGGSKENIDVTRAAQAVQGAMQKASPGSSWVIQAWGGNPSRELLAGTDPKHALVLQLTKDMADGGKNLRTFDGIPWVWCELANFGGNTGLYGGVPLLSRLGSDLAGYRDKGLTGMGTLSEGLETNPLHYALFCDRLWTQEDIPVRDWLGKYARQRYGAAPEAVVQALEVLSSSIYNPARSQEGCTESIVCARPSWDVRKASTWSSGERYYHLGDIVKAARGYLKAANDQPSLVKEETFRYDLVDVVRQALADAAFYQLQRVRSAFDSGDAAAYRKQVKLFLALVSDMDALLATDRQFLLGTWQKKALDWGGTRQEKALMDKSAKMLITTWIDQAPRALNDYSNRQWAGLVSDFYLPRWKNFFESQLDVLTGKKDRAAAHAAFMDKTVREELAFAGNGKVYPTRPAGDTLTVANRVMGAHREMLDALSAEERHSAGTPWDLQQGSPLQFNVTEQVTGPGTYTATFQWKNGPSALKIHSVKLYEGSREVAADTHEGWTGVENKDNAYRLDLKKYRTNLDSYTLKAEVSGVSEGASKGEMTLKKEAR; this is encoded by the coding sequence ATGGGAGTTGCATCTATTGTCTGTGCCGCTCCGGCGGAGATATCGCCGATTGCTGCTGCGGAAGGAGTGGTGGAGCGTATGACTCCACGTGCCAAAGGGTCCGTGTTTTTCAAGTTGAACCGGAATATGGGTGCAAAGGTTTCCATCTCAGGAGTTCCGGGCGGCATCCGGGTGGAGGCGTCCGATGTCCGCCGCCTGGTGGCGGGGTATGGGTGGTATTTGAAGAATATTGCCAAGGTGCATTTTTCCTGGAATGGAGACCGTCTGGAGCTTCCCTCTCCGTTGCCCGCTCCGTCCAGTCCCGTCACGATTGAATCTCCGTGGAATACCGTTTTTGCGTATAATTATTGCACTTTGTCCTATACGGCAGCTTTCTGGGATTGGAAAAGATGGCAGCGCGAGATTGATTTCCTGGCCCTGAGCGGGTTTACGCACGCGCTGGTAACGGCAGGCCTGGAGAAAACCTGGGAGGATTTTCTCATCGGCCTGGGGTATCCCCGGGAAAAGGCTCTCCGCTTCATCCCCAATCCAGCCTTTGCCGCCTGGTGGAACATGGGCAACCTGGAAGGGCACGGAGGACCGTTGACCCAGCAGCAGATTGACAGGATGGCGCAGCTGGGAAGGAACATCGTGTCCCGCATGGAACAGCTGGGCATGACGCCCGTGCTTCAGGGGTATGTGGGGTTTGTTCCTGCGGATTTTGCGGAGAACGTGCAGATGAAAGGCCTGAAACTTATTCCGCAGGGGGAATGGGTCAATTTCAAGAGGCCATGGGTGGTGGACCCCACTTGCGAGGCTTTTCCAAAGCTGGCAGCAGACTGGTACAAGGCTCTCCGCAAGGTATACGGTATTTCCGGAAAGATGTTCGGGGGGGATTTGTTTCATGAGGGCGGCAGCAAGGAGAACATTGACGTAACGCGCGCGGCGCAGGCGGTGCAGGGCGCCATGCAGAAGGCGTCACCGGGTTCTTCCTGGGTGATTCAGGCGTGGGGAGGCAATCCTTCCCGCGAGCTGCTGGCCGGAACAGACCCAAAGCATGCCCTCGTATTGCAGCTTACCAAGGATATGGCTGACGGCGGAAAGAATTTAAGGACCTTTGACGGCATCCCCTGGGTCTGGTGTGAGCTGGCCAACTTCGGCGGCAATACGGGGCTGTACGGAGGGGTTCCCCTTCTGTCCCGGCTTGGAAGTGACTTGGCCGGATACAGGGACAAGGGTTTGACGGGAATGGGCACCTTGTCCGAAGGACTGGAGACGAATCCCCTTCATTACGCCCTGTTTTGTGACCGCTTATGGACGCAAGAGGATATTCCTGTCCGGGACTGGCTCGGGAAGTATGCCCGCCAGCGTTACGGAGCCGCTCCGGAAGCGGTTGTACAGGCTTTGGAAGTCCTGTCTTCCTCCATTTACAATCCCGCCCGGTCCCAGGAGGGGTGTACGGAGTCCATTGTCTGCGCCCGCCCGTCCTGGGACGTCCGCAAGGCCTCCACGTGGTCCAGCGGGGAGAGGTATTACCATCTGGGCGACATTGTTAAAGCGGCCCGCGGTTACTTGAAGGCGGCTAACGACCAGCCGTCCCTGGTGAAGGAGGAGACCTTCCGCTATGATTTGGTGGATGTTGTCCGCCAGGCGCTTGCAGATGCCGCTTTTTACCAGCTCCAGCGGGTCAGGAGCGCTTTTGATTCCGGGGATGCGGCTGCATACAGGAAGCAGGTGAAATTGTTCCTGGCCCTGGTTTCGGATATGGACGCCCTCCTGGCGACGGACAGGCAGTTCCTGCTGGGAACCTGGCAGAAGAAGGCGCTGGATTGGGGAGGCACCCGGCAGGAGAAGGCCTTGATGGACAAGTCCGCCAAAATGCTTATTACCACATGGATTGACCAGGCTCCCCGGGCGCTGAATGATTATTCCAACCGACAATGGGCCGGGCTTGTTTCCGATTTTTATTTGCCCCGCTGGAAGAATTTTTTTGAATCCCAGCTGGATGTGCTGACTGGAAAGAAGGACCGTGCCGCCGCCCATGCCGCTTTCATGGATAAAACGGTCCGTGAGGAGCTGGCTTTTGCGGGAAATGGAAAGGTGTATCCTACCAGGCCGGCCGGGGATACGTTGACCGTCGCCAATCGCGTGATGGGCGCCCACCGGGAAATGCTGGATGCCCTGAGCGCGGAAGAAAGGCATTCCGCGGGAACGCCGTGGGATCTCCAGCAGGGTTCTCCGCTGCAATTTAACGTGACGGAACAGGTGACCGGGCCGGGTACGTACACCGCTACCTTCCAGTGGAAGAACGGCCCCAGCGCCCTGAAAATTCATTCCGTCAAGCTATATGAGGGGAGCAGGGAGGTGGCCGCGGATACCCATGAAGGCTGGACCGGCGTGGAGAATAAGGATAATGCCTACAGGCTCGATTTAAAGAAGTACCGCACCAACCTTGATTCCTATACCTTGAAGGCGGAGGTAAGCGGCGTTTCCGAAGGAGCTTCCAAAGGGGAAATGACGTTGAAGAAGGAAGCCCGTTGA